The DNA sequence GGTGATTGTAACAGCTTTAACCTCTCTAATGTTCGTGGGGACAGGACTGCTCTTCGGCAGTCTTATGAATGATAAAGCGGTCGGAGGAGTTTGCGGAGCCTTGTTAACAAATGTCGCCGGGTGGTTATCCGGAGTATTTATTCCGATTGATTTAATAGGCGGCGCTTTTAAAAAAATAACAAATATTCTGCCATTTTATCATAGTGTGGAAGCAATAAGGTCAACCTTAAGCGGTAATTTCGGTCATGTCCTTTCTCATTTGGCTGTTGTAATGAGCTATACAATAGTCATCTTCGTTCTTGCTATTATTGTCTTTCAACGTAAAATGAACGGTGAGAAAGTATAAAATAGTTTATTGACATGAAAAGTAAATTATCTTATATTTATATTATAAGTCATACAAATCGTACTTTAAAGATGGATTATCCAAAAGGAAAATATGTTTAACCTAAGAAAAGCTTGTTTTATTATTTTTACATTAATTTTTATATCTTCTTGTTCAAAACAAAATCCCGAATTTACAGGAAAATATTTAACCTACACAAATACGGAAGAAGGTTATGAAATTGATTACCCTTCAGAAATTTTAAAACCTATAGATAGTTCTCCTTTAGAAAAAGTATTTACGAGCAATGACGGAGAAGTGAGTTTATCGGTTTCAGTTTCGGATTTAAAAGATTCCGGTCCCGAGTTTATTTTTAAAACCGCTGACATTTACGAAAAAAAAGAAGCGGAAAAATTTACTGTAAGCGATAAAAATATGGGCCGTGACGGTTTTATTTTAAAAGGCTATTCAAAGGACAAGATGTTTTTTTGTCAGGCACTTGCTACAAATGAAAAGTTCTATACAATCAGATTTGAATATAACAAAAAAGAATATGATACATATAGGGATATTTTAACTCATATAGTAGATTCTTTTGAACTGACTTCGGCATCTGTTTCTCAAGAAGGAAGTGAAGGTGAAAAATCTTATGATGAAGGAAAGCTCATTTCCTTTGCTTTTTCTTTTTTATCGAATGTGTATTGGGAAAACAACTTTAATCTTCTTTTAAAAAATTCAAGCCCAAAGTTAGCCGATTTTGTACATCCTGATTACGGCATAAGGCGTTTTTATAATCCCGGTGCGGCTTCCCTTCTTTTTTCGGCAGAGGATAGTTTCGGCTTTGATGAAAGCACCGATTTTTCTACCAAACCCTCGGCCAATAAATTCGGAGGCTCCATCCCCTTTTATAATCGAATGCCCGACGGAGGATTCTGTGAAGAATCTAAAGATAAAGACGGAGTATATTGTGCCATTGTCAAAGAAATCCCCGAGGCCGTCGATCCTGCAAGTTTTGAAAGCGATGAAATAAAGAACTTAAAAATAGACTTACCAAAAAACTATAAGGCAATCTTAAAAATAGTTGTCTTAGACGGAGGCTTTATCAAAAAGACCTTTTACTTTTTCGATATTGCCGATAATTGGTTTTTGCTCTTTGTAGATGACTGTGATTGTTCGGCTTAAGAGTAGAAAGAGTAAAAAAAAGGCTGTAAATTTTTCTTAAACTTCTTGACTTTCATTCAAAAAGTTTTTATCTTAGGTTTGTAAGAGCCTTAAAACAATTCATAAAGATATTGGTAAAGGCAGATTACAATTATTTTTTGGAGGCCAAAAATGAATATCATAGTCGAAGATTCTGCTAGAGACAAAATTAGAGCGAAAAACGCGGATACGGTTCACTGTATGCTTAATATGTGTGCTTCGTGAGGAGGGACAACTTTAGATCCGGCCGTGTATGTCGGAATGCCGCGAAATATCGATCACTTCAATAAATTCGAAAATAACGGAATTACCGTTTACGTTAAAAAGGGAACCCCCTCCGTTAATGGAACCTTAACGATTACAGTCGGAACCTTTTTATGGTTTGAAAAGCTGACGGTTGAAGGGATGATTTAAACAAGAAAGCCGATAAGATAAAAATCTTACCGGCTTTTTTTATTGCTGAGCAAATTCTATCTTGCTTTGCGACCTGCCTAATTTTGAAAAGTAAGTTCCCACAGTAAAGTAAAGAAATAGGAATAAAAAGAGCATTCCGATATTTTTCCAATCAATCGATAAATTAACTTGAGTAAATTCGTTTGCCCTTATGTAATAATAGGTCGGGAAAAGGCGGGAGAGATTTACAATAAAATCCGGAAGTAATTCTTGTTCCACAAAAATACCCGAAATAAAGGCTAATGAAAGAGGAAGAACAGTGCCGACTATACCCATAACAGAGCCTTTTTTTAAAAAAGAATTAAGCATAAAAGTTAAGCTTAAAATAACGGCCGTGTACATTAAGGCATTAAACGTATAGAATAAAAGAGGGATGTTTTCTAATCTCGTTATATTTGTAATAATAGCAAAGCCTATCAATATTGAAAGGATAAAAACTACTATCGTTAATTGGGCCAAAAAGTTTTCACAAACAAAGCGGAAGGTCGATACCGGAGAAACATTATTCCGCATTTTTAAGCGTTCGTTATTTAACTCGAACATCGCCCAGCCTACAGAATTAAGAACAACGGAAAAAACTACCCAGCCTAAAAAGTTAAAAAATATTTTAAACCAAATATTTACCGAAGTATTCTTCTGAAAACTAATCTTATTAACCTTTGTATTTACTTGAAGAGCTTTTTCTATTCTTTGAAAATCGAAATATCCTTGAGCCCTTTTTACACTTGAAGCAAAGGTTAAATATGTATTAAGCTGTAAATCCATATAAAAGCCCGACTTTTTTCTGTCATCTTTAAAAGTTATAAGGGCCTTTTTACCGCTCATTACATTTTCTTCCATATTTTTATTTATAATAATCCCAGCATGTATTCTTTGCAGAGAAATATCTTTTTTTAACTCGCGTAAAATTTCTTCATCGGTCTTGCCTTTTTCGTCTACGATAATAACATCATGTTTTGACTTCAAATAAGAAATTAAATGCTTCGATAATTCGGAGCCGTCCCTATCGATTATATTTACGGTTAAAGGTGTTTCTGCAAATTCGCCTACCTGAGAATTTCCAGACTTTAATGTCATAAAACTGATAAACAAAAAAATAACAACATAAATAATAGTGCTTATTATCTTTGTCCAAATTAATCTTAAAAAATTTTTATAAACTATCATATTGCACCTTCCTTGAGTTAATAAATGAAAGAGTTAAAAGAATTACGATACCTATTGTGTAGACAATAAAAAATACCGGTACTGCATTATATTCTCCCAAAATATTTATGTTGTAAAGATTGGTAGTAAAAATAGCTATAGGATTTATTGTTCCTAAAATCGGTATTGTTTTTTCAATAGACATTTTTACCTCAGGTCCCATCATACCGGATAGAAAGGCTAAAAAAAGACTTGTAAAAGTACATATCAGAGTTTTTGACCGGACATCTCCAATAGGCGTTGAGCCTATAAATAAGCCGAGAGCCGCTCCAAAAAAATTCGCATAGATCAAGAGCAAAAGAGTAATTTTAAAATCCGCAATAAAGGGTATCTTTAAAACAAAGAGCACAAAGGAAATATATATAAGATTGGCTGTAAGATTAAAGATAATATAAAATATAATTCCTGCAAGATAAGAATAAAAGCGTTTAATGGGAGTTGTACAAATTCTTGCTCCGATTTTTGAAATATTACCCTGTATTTTTACAGCTATATCTATTGAGCCGAACATTGTATAAATCGAAACCATTGCCAAAAGAGAATAGAACAATATAATGCTCAAACTCATTTTTTCGTTTTTACTTTCGACATAGTTTTTACCGTATTCAAAAGAACTCATTGGAATATTAAGGGCTTCAATTTGCTTTATTTGATCCAGCACGGTTTTTGTTATTGTCTGAGATAATCCGTCTTCGCTGAGCCTCAAAGATTGATCGGCTTCAACAAAGGCCTTTATTTTTTTTGTACGGAGCATCTCATTTGCCGATGCCTCATCTATTATTTTTGTATTGAACATCCCTGTAAATTTAAGCGGATAATAAACAGGATTGTCTTTTTCAATTCCGATTTCTATTTTGCCGGTATCGGAATTACCTACGGCCGAAAATATCGTAAAGAAAAGTCCAGCCATAAGAATGGGATATAAAAGAGTCCAAAACATTCCGTCTAAAGAATAAAACATGCCGATACTATAATATTTTATTTCGCGTAAAAAGAATTTCATCAGTCTCTTAACTCCTTTCCCGTAAGCTCCAAGAAAATGTCGTTTAAGCTGGGTAACTCCGAATATAATTTGGTATAAGCCAAACTATTATTATTGATAAATAAAATAAGTTCGTTTAAGTTGTTAATCGAATTTTCAAAACTGATTAAAAACTCGTTTCCGTTTTTGATAACTTCCAAAACATGAGGAATTTTTTTTAATTCTTCTTGCAGGTTATCCTTAGTTTCGACAAATTCAACAACCATTTTTTCGCTTGTGCGGATCAGTTTGTGTAATTCTTCTAAGGTGCCGTTTGCTATATCTCTTCCCTCATCCATGATAATGATTCTATCGCAAAGCTCTTCAACTTCTTCAAGATAATGGGTAGTATACACGATGGTGCTTCCTCTTTTTGCCAGTTCCTTTATTCCTGAAAGAATAAAGTTTCGGCTTTGGGCATCGACGGCAACTGTGGGCTCATCCAAAAAAATCAGCTCAGGTTTATGAGCTATGCCGCATGCAATATTGAGTCGACGGAGAAGACCTCCCGAAAGTTTTTTTGCACGGAATGAAGCATAATTGTTTAAACCTACAAAATCGATTGCTTCATCTACCAGCTTTTTTCTTTCTTGAGTATTGTTTACATAGAGGCCGCAAAAATAGTCTATGTTTTGTCTTACGGTAAAATCATAGAAAACCGAAACCTCTTGAGGAACAAAGCCTATCCTTTTTTTTATATGCAGGGCGTTAGGCTTCATTTCTTCGCCGAAAATGATGATTTCGCCCTTACCGTGTTTTAAAAGGGAAAGCATACAGTTTATGGCTGTAGTTTTTCCGCATCCGTTCGGCCCCAAAAGACCCAGAATCTCGCCTTCTTTAACTTCCATATTAAAGTGATCAAGTGCCGTTTTTTCATTGTACCGTTTTACAAGATTTTTTACCGTTAAAATCATAACTTCCTCCATAAAAATTTTTTGCAGCAAATATCAATTTGCGAAAAAAGTTTTTCAAGTAGTTTTGCTTTGCAAAACTACATACAATAAGCGATGTTTTGTGCTTTGCACAAAACTCGGTAGATAAACAGTGAGGCTGAATTTCTGCCGAACTGTTTATCAAACCTCCATAAGCGAATCTTTTATAGATAATTATACATTTTTTTTGGAATTTTAAAACTGAAAATTGTCATATTTTTGTGAGTTTAAATATGACATTTGTCATAAGGAAAAGTTTAAACTTTTTATAATTTTTAAAGAAGGGGAAAAATTAAAATGGGTAATCAACACCCCCGACGCAAGCGTCGGGGTATTAAAGCCTCCGCACGAATAAGCGGCTTACTCATTACCCATCAGGAATTACAAATTAATTAAAGCTCTTCCGCCATGCTGCAGGGTTGCCGGGGCCGACCCATTTATTAAGTTGGAATCCGTTTTGAAGGCTTAAAGTGATAAACTTTTTTGCTCTTCTTACGGCTTCATAAGGTTCAAGGCCTATGCCTAAGCCTGCGGCGATGGCTGCGGCTGTTGTGCAGCCTGCTCCATGTGTCCATCTTGTATCGATAAGCCCGCCTTCCACTTTTAAAAATTGTTCGCCGTCATAAAAAATATCTATAGCCGATTGTTCCCCATTCAACTTGGCTCCGCCCTTTATAAAGACATAAGGAACACCCATTCCGTTAATAATCTTGCAGGCTTCTTTTATTTCTTCGATTGTAGAAGGTGTCGGCATTTTTGCAATCTGCCCAGCTTCAAAAAGGTTCGGCGTAATAAGCTTTGCCAAAGGCAAAAGTTTTTTTATAATGAGATTATTGAGCTCGGGGTTTAAAGCAAGGTCTCCGCCCTTACAAACCATTACAGGATCCAGTACATAATTTTCTACATTATATTTTTTTAAGTATTCGGCAGAAAGTTCAACTGCGTAGTTTGTTGCAAGCATTCCCGTTTTTGCAGCGTTAACGCCGATGCCCTTAAAAATTGTTTCAAGCTGAGCTCTTATGGTTTGCTCATCAAGAGGGAAAACTTCATGTCCCCACTCTTTATCGGGATTCATCGTTGCAATTACCGTAACGGCAGCCATTCCGTATACACCGTACTCCTGAAATGTTTTTAAGTCGGCTTCCAAGCCGGCTCCTCCGGATGCATCCGATCCGGCAATTGTCGCAAGTTTTATCATAGTAAACTCCTATAAAAACTTTTTGCAGCAAATATCAATTTGCAAAAAAAGTTTTTTCAAGCGGTTTGTTTACAAACCGCATACAATAATACGATGTTTTGTGCAATGCACAAAACTCGATAGATAAACAGTGAGGCTGAATTTCTGCCGAACTGTTTATCATATCTCCTAGTGAGGGGGATTATAACATTTTTTTTGAAGTTTGTCTTGAGGCTGGGCACGTGAAACTTATCTAATATCCGGTACACAAGCTAAATTACACATTATCCCATTGAATTACAACTTTTCTATTTCAGATTCAGAAAGTCCTGTAACCTGCATAATTTTTTGCAACGAGTCCCCCAGCTGTTTTAAGATTTTTGCTGTTTCTCGCTTGGTTTTATAAGACCCTCTATCCATAGCATCCATTTCAAAAGTAGACATTAACCTGTATTCTTGCCTTGCTTGTTCATTATTTTTTACTGCTTGTATCATAGTTTCTATCTCCCTTGTAAATTCATTTGTTGCTTTTCCTGTTTTAAGGTATTCTAAAAATCCTTTTAATTCTTTGTCCTCAGTATTATTAAAGGCCTCTGCATTTATTATAACCTTTCGTGTACCGTCTTGTAAAGGGGTGTTTTTGTCTTCTATACAAAGATTTTCAAAGGTATAAACAGGCCTATTTTTGCCTATGGCATCAAAGGTACAGATAAAAATTATAAAACTGTCGTTTAAGCTATTATAGGAATTGCCTTTGTCTAAAAAAGAAATATCTATGGCAGCTTGGTAAAACCGCATCCGTTTGGGGATATTGCGTTCGTTACTCACCTGCATTTCTACATCGTATAATTTACCGTTTTCTGCCTGTACCAAAACATCAAATCGTACGGATTTTGCCTGTTCGTAAGTGTTAATATTATGCTGTATCGAGATATATGCAATTTTGCCTATTGTATCGGACAATATCATCTCAATAAGTTTTTTGCATAGTTTCGGATTTTGCATAGTTTTACAGAACATAAAATCGTCCGTAAATGTTAAATCTTCAAACTTTTTTACCATTTTTTCTCCTATTATTTTTTAATATTTCCCCTCCTCATTATATTTATAGGAATTATTTGAAAAAAATAGTAAATTAAAAAAAGTTTTTTTTAATTAGAGTAATATCGATATATTTTTTATTTGTATCAAAACGGTATTTCCACCCTCTCAACCGATTCTATTATACCGCCGCCGATGATATAATCATCGGAATAAAAAACTGCGGCTTGTCCTTCGGCTACGGCTTTTTCAGGCTCTATAAATTCTACCTTAAATTTTCCCGTAGGTTTAAACTCCTCATTTTTAAGCGGAATCAATTTTGCCTTTTTCTTTTGTTGGCGGTATCGTGTTTTTACCTCAATATCGATTTCTTTATCTATTGTTTTTTTTGAGATTATATTTACATTTGAGGCGATGAGACTTTCGGCAAAGAGTTCTTCGTCCTTGCCTACAGTAACCGTGTTCGCCTTTGCATCTTTTTTTACAACATAGACGGGATAACCCATCGCGATTGCAAGGCCCCGCCTTTGACCTATGGTATAATATTGAAGCCCTTTATGGCGGCCTATTTCATTTCCCATTGTATCAACAAATTTTCCCTCTTTAAAAGAATCCGCAGCAAGGGCATTTATTACCCTCGTGTAATCGTCATCGGGAACAAAACAGATGTCTTGGCTGTCGGGGCGATGAGCATTTATAAGACCGGCATCTTCGGCTATGCTTCTCACTTTTTCTTTGGTAAAATCACCTAAAGGAAAAATAGAACGGGAAAGCTGTTTTTGAGTAAGAAGGGCTAAAAAATAGCTTTGGTCTTTTTGAACATCATCAGCCTGTCTTAATAAAAATCTTTCCTCGCCTTCAATTTCGGTTTTTTCTATTTTTGCATAATGGCCTGTTGCAATTTTATCGAAGCCGTCCTTTAAGGCTTGTTCCAAAAAAAGACCGAATTTTATTTTGCTGTTACATATAAAGCAGGGATTCGGCGTTCTTCCTTGTTTGTACTCTTCTACAAAGTAGTCGATGATTTCAGCCTTAAAAGTTTCCCTCATATCGTATACGATGTGCTTTATACCGAGCTTGGCTGCAACTTTTTTTGCATCTTCAATATCATCGGTCTGCTCTTTATAAATACCTGAAAGTTTCGGTAAAAGCTGCATCGTAAGGCCTGTAACATCATAGCCTTGATCTATCAATAGTTTTGCCGCAACAGCGGAATCGACGCCTCCGCTCAAACCCACAAGCACCTTCATCAAGCTTAAAATCCTCTTAAAATTTCTTCGGGGTTTAAAATCATGGCACATCCCAGTTCGGCTAAATCCCTTTCAAGGGCAATACGGTTTTCGATTTTTTTTATGTTTGTAATTTCGGCTGTTTTTGCAGAACCTATTATCCTTCTGTTTAACTCGGTACCGCAAAAAGAAACGGCATCAATTTTTATTTTTTCGATGTAGTTGTCAATAAAAATTTCGTTTTGATAAATCGGATCTTTTATATTCTTAACAAGAAAATCTTTTGCAAACACATGGAAGAATTTAAATAGATTGTTTTTTGCGTCTTCAAGCCAAGATAAAAAGTCCGTCCTTTGCTTTTCTTCATCAACAAAAAGAGGCGAATATTTTGCATAGCCTTGAGCAAAAACAAAATGAGCAAGGACATTTCCAAGGTCATAGGCTATTGGGCCGTAAAAGGCAAATTCGGGATCGATTATTTTTATCTTCGTTTCTTCATTTTCATTTTTTACAAAAATAGAACCCGAATGAAAATCCCCGTGAATAAGCCCTTGAGGATAGTTATTGAATTTTTCTTTTAAGACTGCAACCCTTGCAATGAGGTTTGAATCTTCATAAAACTTTTTTTTAAGCCAGTCTGCATTTTCGGGGAGCAAGATATTTCTTTGCCTTACATCCTTATAAGGATGAGTAAAAACCAAGTCTTCAGTAATCTTACAAAGATCAGGATTATAAAATTTGGATGCTGCTTTAAATTTTTTTTGATAAGCTAAAACCAAATCTGTGGAAGGCAGGCTTGTGTCCACGATAAACCTAGCAATAAGTTTTTCAATTCCGTAAAATATTTTTCCGGCCATTAATTCCATTCTTAAATTAGAATAAGAACCGATATCTTCCATTATGATTGCAGCCATAACCGGATCGGCATAAATTATTTTCGGAGAAAAATCGGGAGCACATTTATTATACAGTTTTAAAACTTCAGCTTCACGGATGCTCCTATCCGGATTTAAATATCCGTCGGGACGCACCCTCGTTTGAACATCAGCTTGTTTTAAAATAAGGGATTTTTTTGTGCTCTTGTCAAAAATGCGGTAAACATAATTTATATTACCGTCCCCTATTTCTTCGCAAACTAAATTTTCATTTGAATCAAAAAAATTACTGTGCTCAAAAACGAAATCGATTATATCATCGCCTTCCATCTTGTAATGGGAACTAAACCGCATCCTGCCTCCGTTTTAATAATGTAAACCTATACCGATAAAAATTTCGGAAACAGGCTTGCCGTCACGCTTTGCATAACCGTCTTTATTTTTTATTTCTCTTAAATCATGTCCGTAACTTATGCGTGCATAAATACTTCTCATTTTGATTGGATACATTATTATTTCAAAGCCGCCTGAATACCAGCCGTGTTTTAGGTTGTAATAAGTATTTGATTCAGTATCATGAACCAAGGCCACATCCAAAAACGGTGTTATGTGAAGCTCAAAGCCGAAAAAACGGGTCCATTCAACTCCGGTAATTTCTTCCCATTTAAAAACGCCTATTTTTATAGGTACATCAAAATTAAAACTAAAGGCCGTATCTGTTTCAATTCTATTATTTAAAATACCCCGCAAAATTTTTCCGCTTTTTTCCGAAGTTTTATTAAACAAGTTATAATAAAAATCGCACCTGCCGTATAAACCTACTCGGTCTAAAAAAGAATAAAAGCCCTTCGTTTCCAATCCAAAAGAAACATCTACATTACCTTTTTTATAAGTGTTATATCCATAGCTATTATCAAAACTTACCGTAAAGCCCTGTCTAAAATTATTTATCCAGTTTACTTTTCCCATTCCAAAACTATGAGCCCAATTAATGTTTAAACCTTTTTTATTTTCCTTGGTAATTTTTGTGAACTTCCAATTACCGTTTATGCCAAAAGAAGGAGTCCATGTAATTGTGCCCAATGTTTGATTTTTATATATATCAAATGTCAGCGATGTATAAAATCCGTTTTTAAGATAATAATCTTTTTCCGACGGAGAAGCAGAGACCTTTATATCTTGAGTTATTCCCGCCGCTAAAGTGAGCCAATCAACACCCAATTTATATGA is a window from the Treponema denticola genome containing:
- the mnmA gene encoding tRNA 2-thiouridine(34) synthase MnmA, producing MKVLVGLSGGVDSAVAAKLLIDQGYDVTGLTMQLLPKLSGIYKEQTDDIEDAKKVAAKLGIKHIVYDMRETFKAEIIDYFVEEYKQGRTPNPCFICNSKIKFGLFLEQALKDGFDKIATGHYAKIEKTEIEGEERFLLRQADDVQKDQSYFLALLTQKQLSRSIFPLGDFTKEKVRSIAEDAGLINAHRPDSQDICFVPDDDYTRVINALAADSFKEGKFVDTMGNEIGRHKGLQYYTIGQRRGLAIAMGYPVYVVKKDAKANTVTVGKDEELFAESLIASNVNIISKKTIDKEIDIEVKTRYRQQKKKAKLIPLKNEEFKPTGKFKVEFIEPEKAVAEGQAAVFYSDDYIIGGGIIESVERVEIPF
- a CDS encoding CC/Se motif family (seleno)protein, with product MNIIVEDSARDKIRAKNADTVHCMLNMCASUGGTTLDPAVYVGMPRNIDHFNKFENNGITVYVKKGTPSVNGTLTITVGTFLWFEKLTVEGMI
- a CDS encoding ABC transporter permease, which gives rise to MKFFLREIKYYSIGMFYSLDGMFWTLLYPILMAGLFFTIFSAVGNSDTGKIEIGIEKDNPVYYPLKFTGMFNTKIIDEASANEMLRTKKIKAFVEADQSLRLSEDGLSQTITKTVLDQIKQIEALNIPMSSFEYGKNYVESKNEKMSLSIILFYSLLAMVSIYTMFGSIDIAVKIQGNISKIGARICTTPIKRFYSYLAGIIFYIIFNLTANLIYISFVLFVLKIPFIADFKITLLLLIYANFFGAALGLFIGSTPIGDVRSKTLICTFTSLFLAFLSGMMGPEVKMSIEKTIPILGTINPIAIFTTNLYNINILGEYNAVPVFFIVYTIGIVILLTLSFINSRKVQYDSL
- the thiD gene encoding bifunctional hydroxymethylpyrimidine kinase/phosphomethylpyrimidine kinase, producing MIKLATIAGSDASGGAGLEADLKTFQEYGVYGMAAVTVIATMNPDKEWGHEVFPLDEQTIRAQLETIFKGIGVNAAKTGMLATNYAVELSAEYLKKYNVENYVLDPVMVCKGGDLALNPELNNLIIKKLLPLAKLITPNLFEAGQIAKMPTPSTIEEIKEACKIINGMGVPYVFIKGGAKLNGEQSAIDIFYDGEQFLKVEGGLIDTRWTHGAGCTTAAAIAAGLGIGLEPYEAVRRAKKFITLSLQNGFQLNKWVGPGNPAAWRKSFN
- a CDS encoding ABC transporter permease — its product is MIVYKNFLRLIWTKIISTIIYVVIFLFISFMTLKSGNSQVGEFAETPLTVNIIDRDGSELSKHLISYLKSKHDVIIVDEKGKTDEEILRELKKDISLQRIHAGIIINKNMEENVMSGKKALITFKDDRKKSGFYMDLQLNTYLTFASSVKRAQGYFDFQRIEKALQVNTKVNKISFQKNTSVNIWFKIFFNFLGWVVFSVVLNSVGWAMFELNNERLKMRNNVSPVSTFRFVCENFLAQLTIVVFILSILIGFAIITNITRLENIPLLFYTFNALMYTAVILSLTFMLNSFLKKGSVMGIVGTVLPLSLAFISGIFVEQELLPDFIVNLSRLFPTYYYIRANEFTQVNLSIDWKNIGMLFLFLFLYFTVGTYFSKLGRSQSKIEFAQQ
- a CDS encoding ABC transporter ATP-binding protein, whose product is MILTVKNLVKRYNEKTALDHFNMEVKEGEILGLLGPNGCGKTTAINCMLSLLKHGKGEIIIFGEEMKPNALHIKKRIGFVPQEVSVFYDFTVRQNIDYFCGLYVNNTQERKKLVDEAIDFVGLNNYASFRAKKLSGGLLRRLNIACGIAHKPELIFLDEPTVAVDAQSRNFILSGIKELAKRGSTIVYTTHYLEEVEELCDRIIIMDEGRDIANGTLEELHKLIRTSEKMVVEFVETKDNLQEELKKIPHVLEVIKNGNEFLISFENSINNLNELILFINNNSLAYTKLYSELPSLNDIFLELTGKELRD
- a CDS encoding Rpn family recombination-promoting nuclease/putative transposase, which codes for MVKKFEDLTFTDDFMFCKTMQNPKLCKKLIEMILSDTIGKIAYISIQHNINTYEQAKSVRFDVLVQAENGKLYDVEMQVSNERNIPKRMRFYQAAIDISFLDKGNSYNSLNDSFIIFICTFDAIGKNRPVYTFENLCIEDKNTPLQDGTRKVIINAEAFNNTEDKELKGFLEYLKTGKATNEFTREIETMIQAVKNNEQARQEYRLMSTFEMDAMDRGSYKTKRETAKILKQLGDSLQKIMQVTGLSESEIEKL
- the mtnK gene encoding S-methyl-5-thioribose kinase, with translation MRFSSHYKMEGDDIIDFVFEHSNFFDSNENLVCEEIGDGNINYVYRIFDKSTKKSLILKQADVQTRVRPDGYLNPDRSIREAEVLKLYNKCAPDFSPKIIYADPVMAAIIMEDIGSYSNLRMELMAGKIFYGIEKLIARFIVDTSLPSTDLVLAYQKKFKAASKFYNPDLCKITEDLVFTHPYKDVRQRNILLPENADWLKKKFYEDSNLIARVAVLKEKFNNYPQGLIHGDFHSGSIFVKNENEETKIKIIDPEFAFYGPIAYDLGNVLAHFVFAQGYAKYSPLFVDEEKQRTDFLSWLEDAKNNLFKFFHVFAKDFLVKNIKDPIYQNEIFIDNYIEKIKIDAVSFCGTELNRRIIGSAKTAEITNIKKIENRIALERDLAELGCAMILNPEEILRGF